In a single window of the Littorina saxatilis isolate snail1 linkage group LG3, US_GU_Lsax_2.0, whole genome shotgun sequence genome:
- the LOC138961272 gene encoding uncharacterized protein, with protein MFRFLVIFWPLLAGNSGQQSAERFQDNPRPMEVCSGLNIRRFWNFTLNQGECVKGIAGTCQPEGKAAELLALDVDDNFEFSRRPSHLQDGGKELSAATISESYNCSVAIHTVDNNGDETQYRLTAWFKVVDTPKTQDGQLEVRQERDAVRNGTSVRQWHVHLTCGHFVDLGHPAVDVEWKTPGGETLSSSYFHKGDFHLLLSNPVKGGNYTCSLPSLSPATGCLPPGSALLDDVTVDVDELAARISIIEARQTQMQDDTKKENQPQHDVIAELTNKTETLRLGLGMEAVNQDDFQQQTILTLVLSRIVTIQSTEKSCLQRFYARNCLTPPYLSAWVEEMKVRQTQAEPATMKESQPKFFGCL; from the exons ATGTTCCGATTTCTGGTGATCTTCTGGCCTCTCCTTGCTG GCAACAGCGGTCAGCAGTCGGCGGAGAGGTTTCAAGACAACCCCAGGCCCATGGAGGTGTGCTCTGGGCTAAACATCCGACGCTTCTGGAACTTCACGCTCAACCAGGGTGAATGTGTCAAAG GCATAGCGGGGACGTGCCAGCCCGAGGGCAAAGCGGCGGAGCTGTTAGCCTTGGATGTGGACGACAACTTTGAGTTCTCTAGACGTCCTTCCCACCTGCAGGACGGGGGTAAAGAGCTGAGCGCCGCCACCATCTCGGAGTCTTACAACTGCAGCGTCGCGATTCACACTGTAGACAACAATGGCGACGAGACTCAGTACCGCCTGACGGCCTGGTTCAAGGTCGTTG ACACTCCCAAGACTCAGGACGGACAACTAGAGGTGAGACAGGAGAGGGACGCTGTCCGTAATGGCACGTCAGTCAGACAATGGCACGTGCATCTAACGTGCGGTCATTTCGTTGATCTCGGTCATCCGGCTGTGGACGTGGAGTGGAAG ACCCCTGGCGGCGAAACGCTGAGCAGCTCTTACTTCCACAAAGGCGACTTTCATCTGCTCTTGTCCAACCCCGTCAAGGGAGGCAACTACACGTGTAGTCTCCCTTCCCTTTCCCCGGCCACCGGGTGTCTCCCTCCTGGCTCCGCTCTGCTTGATGACGTCACTGTTGACGTGGACGAGCTGGCGGCCCGCATCTCCATCATAGAGGCACGACAAACACAGATGCAGGATGACACGAAGAAAGAGAACCAACCACAGCATGACGTCATTGCTGAACTGACGAACAAAACAGAGACCCTCAGGCTCGGCTTAG GTATGGAAGCCGTGAACCAAGACGACTTCCAACAACAGACAATTTTGACCCTCGTGCTGTCGAGGATCGTAACCATCCAGTCGACAGAGAAGTCCTGTTTGCAGAGATTTTACGCAAG GAACTGCCTGACGCCACCGTACTTGAGTGCCTGGGTGGAGGAGATGAAAGTGAGACAAACACAAGCGGAGCCAGCGACGATGAAGGAGAGTCAGCCGAAGTTCTTCGGTTGTCTGTGA
- the LOC138961273 gene encoding uncharacterized protein, with product MSDPHCTWTHVYTDGSSENAVRNGGSGVYIRRPNGTTTSLSVPAGDLSSNYRAELHALITAAEHAAGEDRSRQNIVLLTDSLSALQSLLSGPTDLPTRQLDNCLSTLSQHNKVVLQWIPAHVGIAGNEEADRLAKGGFTR from the exons ATGTCAGACCCACATTGCACCTGGACTCACGTCTACACAGACGGCTCCTCAGAGAACGCCGTAAGGAATGGAGGCAGTGGCGTCTACATCCGTCGCCCAAACGGGACCACCACCTCCCTCTCCGTCCCAGCTGGTGACCTGAGCTCGAACTACAGGGCCGAGCTCCACGCCCTCATCACTGCAGCAGAGCACGCAGCAGGGGAAGACCGCAGTCGGCAAAACATCGTCCTCCTCACTGACTCCCTGTCCGCCCTCCAGTCCCTTCTGTCTGGCCCCACTGACCTCCCCACCAGGCAACTCGACAACTGCCTCAGCACCCTGTCTCAACACAACAAGGTGGTGCTCCAGTGGATACCGGCTCATGTCGGCATTGCCGGCAATGAAGAAGCGGACAGGCTGGCAAAAGGAG GGTTTACACGTTAA